One Silene latifolia isolate original U9 population chromosome 4, ASM4854445v1, whole genome shotgun sequence DNA segment encodes these proteins:
- the LOC141651035 gene encoding phenylacetaldehyde reductase-like: protein MARVLDGDEEKRVCVTGASGYIASWIVKLLLHRGYVVHATVRSLSMFHTASPVLLETSNPQADLIDPAVKGTLNVLSSCAKAPSVKRVIFTSSAATVFHSGRPITSETLVDETWFSTPEACKGFIGDTYTLSKTLAEIAAWKFCEENGIDLISINPVAVIGPMLQPVINWSTDLLFNLVNGKSYIIKGQSDTYLNATFGWVHVKDVAEAHIKAFEIPSANGRYIMCETVAHFSQIVDILKELYPTLKLPYKCAEGQSFPFQPTYQISKDKARSLGIEYIPLRETLKEAVDFLIEKKLITP, encoded by the exons ATGGCGCGAGTTTTAGACGGAGACGAAGAGAAAAGAGTTTGTGTGACGGGTGCTTCGGGTTATATTGCATCTTGGATCGTCAAGCTTTTGCTTCATCGCGGCTATGTTGTGCATGCCACTGTTCGATCACTCAGTATG TTCCACACTGCTTCTCCTGTTCTCTTAGAAACGTCAAATCCGCAG GCGGATTTGATTGATCCAGCTGTGAAAGGAACTCTGAATGTTCTTTCCTCGTGCGCAAAAGCTCCATCTGTCAAACGTGTGATTTTCACGTCTTCTGCTGCAACAGTTTTCCATAGTGGTAGACCTATAACCTCTGAAACACTAGTTGACGAAACTTGGTTTTCAACTCCTGAAGCCTGCAAAGGATTTATAGGG GACACGTATACTCTCTCAAAGACCTTGGCTGAGATTGCTGCTTGGAAATTCTGCGAAGAGAATGGCATTGACTTGATCTCCATCAACCCCGTAGCTGTCATAGGACCAATGTTGCAGCCAGTGATCAATTGGTCAACCGACCTTTTGTTTAACTTAGTTAACGGTAAGAGTTATATTATAAAAG GACAATCAGACACTTATTTAAATGCAACATTTGGATGGGTTCATGTCAAAGATGTTGCAGAAGCACACATTAAAGCCTTTGAGATCCCATCAGCTAACGGAAGGTACATCATGTGCGAAACAGTGGCGCATTTTTCACAAATTGTCGATATCTTGAAAGAACTCTACCCAACTCTCAAACTTCCCTACAA ATGTGCAGAGGGTCAGTCTTTTCCGTTTCAACCAACATACCAGATTTCTAAGGACAAAGCTAGAAGCCTAGGCATTGAGTACATTCCCCTAAGAGAGACTCTCAAAGAAGCAGTGGACTTCTTGATTGAGAAGAAGCTTATTACTCCGTAG